Proteins from one Erysipelothrix larvae genomic window:
- the comGC gene encoding competence type IV pilus major pilin ComGC: MKKGFTLMEMVLVMVIIVILFLLTVPNISNTLKTVNDKGCDAQLKIVDAAILQYILKVDKTPTSIGQLVSENIITQRQTQCQDGTNIGISNGQAVTQ; this comes from the coding sequence ATGAAAAAAGGTTTTACATTAATGGAAATGGTTCTGGTAATGGTTATCATTGTTATCTTATTTTTACTTACAGTACCAAATATTTCAAATACCCTTAAAACAGTCAATGATAAAGGATGTGATGCACAATTAAAAATTGTTGATGCTGCAATCTTACAGTACATTCTTAAAGTCGATAAAACACCCACATCAATCGGTCAATTAGTGTCAGAAAATATCATTACCCAACGTCAAACACAGTGTCAAGACGGAACAAATATAGGGATATCCAATGGTCAAGCAGTCACACAATAA
- the der gene encoding ribosome biogenesis GTPase Der, protein MIDGVVAIVGRPNVGKSSLFNRIMGERISIVHETPGVTRDRIYGKTTWLTKELRFIDTGGIQVEGQTFGEEIEMQVEIAIEEADIIVFVVSAPEGITHDDEYVARLLRKTNKPVVVVANKMDDHQFISDIYEFYGLGFDEPMAVSCEHGIGIGDLLDKITTKLPEKGLNTYDEELKFCVIGQPNVGKSSLVNAIINQDRVIVSDIEGTTRDAIDTPFKFEGDDYVIIDTAGIRKRGKVYEKVEKYSVLRAMSAIERSDVVLFVIDGEAGIRQQDKTVAGFAHEAGKPIIIVYNKWDTIDKEETEMETVRKKIYEEFIYLTYAPIVFVSALTKKRVHTLIPLINLVFENSTRRIGTSVVNEVVQDAVMFTPPPSHNGKRLRVYYSSQVSTAPPTFVLFVNDPELCHFSYKRYLENSLRNAFDFTGTPIHIIVRKRVNV, encoded by the coding sequence ATGATAGATGGAGTAGTAGCAATTGTAGGACGTCCTAACGTTGGTAAGTCGTCTCTTTTTAACCGTATTATGGGTGAAAGAATCTCAATTGTTCATGAAACACCAGGTGTTACCCGTGATCGAATTTATGGAAAAACCACTTGGTTAACAAAAGAATTACGATTCATCGACACAGGTGGAATTCAAGTAGAAGGACAAACCTTCGGTGAAGAAATTGAAATGCAAGTTGAAATTGCAATCGAAGAAGCAGATATTATTGTTTTTGTTGTCAGTGCTCCAGAAGGAATTACACATGATGATGAGTATGTTGCTCGTTTATTAAGAAAAACAAATAAACCGGTTGTTGTTGTCGCAAATAAAATGGACGATCATCAGTTCATTTCTGATATTTACGAGTTTTATGGACTTGGTTTTGATGAACCAATGGCTGTAAGTTGTGAACACGGAATTGGTATTGGTGATTTACTCGATAAAATTACAACAAAACTCCCTGAAAAGGGGTTGAATACCTATGATGAAGAATTGAAATTCTGCGTGATTGGTCAACCTAATGTTGGGAAGAGTTCATTGGTGAATGCAATTATCAATCAAGATCGTGTGATTGTTTCTGATATTGAAGGAACAACCCGCGATGCGATTGACACCCCCTTCAAATTTGAAGGGGATGATTATGTCATTATAGACACTGCAGGAATCCGTAAACGTGGTAAGGTTTATGAAAAAGTAGAGAAGTATTCTGTATTGCGAGCAATGAGTGCGATTGAACGTTCGGATGTTGTTCTTTTTGTAATTGATGGTGAAGCTGGAATTAGACAACAAGATAAAACTGTTGCTGGTTTTGCACACGAAGCTGGAAAACCAATCATCATCGTATATAACAAATGGGACACTATTGATAAAGAAGAAACTGAAATGGAAACTGTACGGAAAAAGATATATGAAGAGTTCATCTATCTTACTTATGCACCCATTGTCTTTGTCTCTGCACTGACAAAGAAACGTGTTCATACTTTAATACCATTAATCAATCTCGTATTTGAAAACAGTACCCGCCGTATTGGCACCTCTGTTGTGAATGAAGTTGTTCAAGATGCCGTAATGTTTACGCCACCACCTTCGCACAACGGGAAACGCCTCCGTGTATATTATTCTTCACAAGTGAGTACCGCTCCACCTACATTTGTATTGTTTGTTAACGATCCAGAACTATGTCACTTTTCATATAAGCGATATTTGGAGAATTCATTAAGAAACGCATTTGATTTTACAGGTACTCCAATACATATAATTGTACGAAAGAGAGTGAATGTATGA
- the efp gene encoding elongation factor P, protein MISSNDLRSGMSIIYDNNLYQVLDISHNKTAMRQMIVKVKVKNMRTSSITELSFTGGDKVEPAHIDKRSMQYLYDAGEGLVFMDAETYEQIEIPKERLEWEMNFMTSNLDVTIVMYENEVLGVQLPEKIALTVTEAEPAVKGDTATNAQKNAVVETGYAVRVPLFIDQDEVILINTNDGKYAGRAN, encoded by the coding sequence ATGATTTCATCAAACGATTTAAGATCTGGAATGTCCATTATTTATGATAATAACTTGTATCAAGTTCTTGACATTTCGCACAACAAAACCGCTATGCGACAAATGATTGTTAAAGTTAAAGTTAAAAACATGAGAACTTCATCAATTACAGAATTGAGCTTCACAGGTGGCGATAAAGTAGAACCTGCTCATATTGACAAACGCTCAATGCAATATCTATACGATGCTGGTGAAGGTTTAGTATTTATGGATGCAGAAACTTACGAGCAAATTGAAATTCCAAAAGAGCGCTTAGAATGGGAAATGAATTTCATGACAAGTAACCTAGATGTTACAATTGTTATGTATGAAAATGAAGTGTTAGGTGTTCAATTACCTGAAAAAATTGCATTAACAGTAACCGAAGCAGAACCTGCGGTAAAAGGTGACACAGCTACAAATGCACAGAAGAATGCTGTAGTTGAAACAGGATATGCAGTACGTGTTCCATTGTTCATTGATCAAGACGAAGTAATTCTAATCAATACTAACGATGGTAAATATGCAGGACGTGCAAATTAA
- a CDS encoding NAD(P)H-dependent glycerol-3-phosphate dehydrogenase yields MKIAIIGSGSWGTALGNVLAQNGHDALIWGKSLDEVVDIQQYHLNETYFPGVKLCEDLRATPTYNDILDADIFLLAIPSIAIESVCQELDKHLDRPVIIINVAKGFHPVTHEYLMEVIERSISNDHLSAVVSLIGPSHAEEVVLNQLTTVNAVSSNEDAARTVQEIFSNDFFRVYRNDDVVGAQIGVAVKNVMALASGIASGLGYGDNTRAALITRGLAEITRYGLYFGGRMDTFLGLCGVGDLVVTATSQHSRNFQAGYDVGVNGSTSHFFDTNIKTVEGVAATKVVYEVAKEKGIDMPITEQVYKVFYEGKDPRQAIVDLMNRELKHETK; encoded by the coding sequence ATGAAAATAGCAATTATTGGTTCAGGAAGTTGGGGGACCGCATTAGGAAACGTATTGGCACAAAACGGCCACGACGCATTGATTTGGGGGAAAAGCCTTGATGAAGTGGTTGATATCCAACAATATCATCTCAATGAAACATACTTCCCAGGGGTTAAACTCTGTGAAGATTTAAGAGCTACTCCTACATATAATGATATCCTTGATGCTGACATCTTCTTGCTTGCGATTCCTTCAATTGCCATTGAGTCGGTCTGCCAAGAACTCGATAAGCATTTAGATCGTCCTGTAATTATTATTAATGTTGCGAAAGGGTTCCATCCTGTAACCCATGAATATTTAATGGAAGTAATTGAGCGTTCAATATCAAACGATCACTTATCTGCTGTTGTAAGCCTTATTGGCCCATCCCATGCAGAGGAAGTTGTATTGAACCAGCTTACCACAGTCAATGCAGTATCATCAAATGAAGACGCTGCACGCACTGTTCAAGAAATCTTCTCAAATGATTTTTTCCGTGTATATCGAAATGATGATGTTGTCGGAGCACAAATCGGTGTTGCTGTTAAAAACGTAATGGCCCTTGCAAGCGGAATCGCTTCTGGGCTTGGTTATGGCGACAATACACGTGCAGCACTCATAACACGCGGTCTTGCAGAAATAACGCGCTATGGGCTTTATTTTGGCGGTAGGATGGATACATTCCTTGGATTATGTGGTGTAGGGGACTTAGTGGTAACTGCTACAAGTCAACACAGCCGTAATTTCCAAGCAGGCTATGATGTTGGTGTAAATGGTTCTACAAGTCATTTCTTCGATACCAACATTAAGACAGTCGAAGGTGTAGCTGCAACGAAGGTTGTTTATGAGGTTGCGAAAGAAAAAGGAATTGATATGCCAATCACAGAACAAGTCTATAAAGTATTCTATGAAGGCAAAGATCCAAGACAAGCAATTGTGGACTTAATGAATCGAGAACTAAAACATGAAACCAAATAA
- a CDS encoding ECF transporter S component codes for MKQFNTRTMVKIAILTAVSVALYALNFVVFEPLKMDFSDLPVIVTGSMLGLIPGIIVAFLKNLIHLFFLGSTSPVVGEVANMSFSILIMLPFALLKGKKWDKYLIKSIIAILLASAGMFVMNYFVTMPWYGINESSERIRLLFSVYTPFNLVKSAILCGVFALIKPQIDRMN; via the coding sequence ATGAAACAATTCAATACTCGAACAATGGTTAAAATTGCAATTCTCACTGCGGTTTCCGTTGCGCTTTACGCTTTAAATTTTGTGGTCTTTGAACCATTAAAGATGGATTTTAGTGATCTACCAGTAATTGTCACTGGATCAATGTTAGGGTTAATTCCAGGGATAATTGTTGCTTTTTTGAAGAACTTAATTCATCTATTCTTCTTAGGTTCAACATCACCAGTTGTTGGGGAAGTTGCCAATATGTCATTTTCAATTCTCATCATGCTCCCGTTTGCATTACTAAAAGGGAAAAAATGGGACAAATATCTGATAAAATCAATAATCGCAATTCTATTAGCATCAGCAGGAATGTTTGTGATGAATTACTTTGTTACGATGCCATGGTATGGCATTAACGAATCCTCTGAACGAATTCGATTATTATTTAGTGTTTACACACCTTTCAACCTTGTAAAAAGTGCAATATTATGCGGTGTATTTGCACTAATCAAACCGCAAATAGATAGAATGAACTAA
- a CDS encoding pilus assembly FimT family protein, protein MVKQSHNNGFTLVEILIVCLCSVIIILVFAIPMVSSQLIEDSFTDFQYCQLEAMAEKTRCTVNENLWFNKNGNINQAQTQQFGRKTCVFQLGFGRFKCER, encoded by the coding sequence ATGGTCAAGCAGTCACACAATAATGGATTTACTTTGGTTGAAATTCTGATTGTATGTCTTTGCAGTGTCATTATTATCCTTGTCTTTGCAATTCCAATGGTATCATCTCAACTGATTGAAGACAGTTTCACTGACTTTCAATACTGTCAACTTGAAGCAATGGCTGAAAAGACGCGATGTACTGTAAATGAAAATCTTTGGTTTAATAAAAACGGAAATATCAATCAAGCACAAACACAACAATTTGGTCGAAAAACCTGTGTATTCCAACTGGGTTTTGGGAGGTTTAAATGTGAACGGTAA
- the cmk gene encoding (d)CMP kinase, translating to MFNIAIDGPSASGKSTIAKQLARILNFTHIDTGAMYRAIAYQCLKNKIDLNDEIGCTEVANHSVIELLSNGEVFINDMNVTQAIRHEKVSQGASAVSRFKGVRQRLVEMQQEMAKSKGFVMDGRDITSVVLPDAEVKIFQTADVAVRAKRRYDQLIANGANVEYDDVYTDLVNRDYQDTHRDESPLMKVDNAVEIDTTYLSIEESVALIMEIIESRGLK from the coding sequence GTGTTTAATATTGCTATTGATGGACCAAGCGCCTCAGGAAAAAGTACAATTGCTAAGCAATTAGCGCGTATTTTGAATTTTACACACATTGATACAGGTGCTATGTACCGTGCAATAGCATATCAATGTTTAAAAAACAAAATTGATTTAAATGATGAAATCGGATGCACTGAAGTTGCAAATCACAGTGTTATTGAGCTACTCTCAAATGGAGAGGTGTTTATTAATGACATGAATGTGACACAAGCCATTCGTCATGAGAAAGTTTCTCAAGGAGCATCCGCTGTTTCTCGTTTTAAAGGTGTTCGTCAACGTCTTGTTGAAATGCAACAAGAGATGGCGAAATCAAAAGGTTTTGTTATGGATGGACGTGATATCACATCGGTAGTACTACCGGATGCTGAAGTGAAAATATTTCAAACAGCAGATGTCGCTGTTCGTGCCAAAAGACGTTATGATCAACTTATTGCTAATGGAGCAAACGTTGAATATGATGATGTCTATACTGATTTAGTGAATCGTGATTATCAAGATACACATCGTGATGAATCACCGCTCATGAAAGTCGATAACGCTGTTGAAATTGATACGACATATTTATCAATTGAAGAAAGTGTTGCATTAATCATGGAAATAATTGAAAGTAGGGGACTTAAATGA
- a CDS encoding ATPase, T2SS/T4P/T4SS family, which translates to MNNISIEFDTLLKEAYKHGASDIHISLNKNLSTIQFRRHKRYVAQFNSDNIMTLFEYIKYFSGLELRKYQEPQSAQFTYIVDEVELFVRFAVLETRYQTHGVLRILNQNNITSLEACGFCDHHLRLIRSFFTKRNGLLLFTGATGSGKSTSMFSALHELKHKQVITLENPVEQYYDSLIQLSTPSKMLGEYVTQILRHDPDIIAVGEIRTNDELFQCLRCALTGHLVVSTMHAGHAHDVIHRFKELNQTGIPLESILYGIVHQTLIDIEGEVQLEATIELY; encoded by the coding sequence ATGAACAACATATCCATCGAATTTGATACACTTCTCAAAGAAGCTTATAAGCACGGTGCCTCAGACATTCATATTTCACTTAATAAAAACCTGTCTACAATTCAGTTTAGACGCCATAAACGCTATGTCGCTCAATTTAATTCAGACAATATTATGACACTCTTTGAGTATATTAAGTATTTTAGTGGACTTGAACTTCGAAAGTACCAAGAACCTCAATCTGCTCAATTCACTTATATTGTTGATGAGGTAGAGCTTTTCGTACGTTTTGCAGTGCTCGAGACACGGTATCAAACTCATGGAGTCTTACGAATTCTGAATCAAAACAACATCACTTCTTTAGAAGCATGTGGGTTTTGTGACCATCATCTTAGGTTAATTCGATCATTTTTTACCAAACGTAATGGCTTGTTATTATTTACAGGCGCAACGGGATCGGGTAAAAGTACATCCATGTTTAGTGCGCTTCATGAATTAAAACACAAACAGGTCATCACACTTGAAAACCCAGTAGAACAATACTATGACTCCTTAATTCAACTTTCGACACCATCAAAGATGTTGGGCGAGTATGTTACACAAATATTGCGTCATGACCCTGATATCATTGCTGTAGGCGAAATACGAACAAATGATGAACTCTTTCAGTGCCTTCGTTGTGCATTAACAGGACATCTTGTAGTATCCACAATGCATGCAGGTCACGCACATGATGTGATTCATCGATTTAAAGAACTGAATCAAACAGGAATCCCACTTGAGTCCATTTTATACGGTATCGTCCATCAAACACTCATTGATATTGAAGGGGAGGTGCAACTTGAAGCAACTATTGAACTCTATTGA